The nucleotide window TTAAAAGTTATGTATATATTAAAAATATTTAATAATAAATTTTGCCAGTGAAGATAGATCTAAACTCCATCCAGATTTGATTTCTATTAATATTTGCCATGTATATAATCTGAAATTGTATTATATATATAATTTTTGTTCTAAAATGAAAACCCTTCTACATAAATTCTTAATTTAATTTAAAATCTATTTTAAACATCTTAAATGGTGAATTTAGATTTCTCCCATTTAATGGTCTATTTTTTTTAAATAAATATCCATAATACTCATTTTTTGGAATAAGCAATTTCTGTTATTAAATACTAATTTTATAATTGAAATATAACTCCAGTTCTGTAACTTTACAATTACTTTCGTTAATTTAATTATTTTTACAACTTAATTACTGAGTATATTTATTGAATTAGGGGGTTTATGGTTAAATTAGGTTTTTAGAAAAAAATATCTGTTGATCATTGGTGAATATTAAAACTAAAAGAGAATTCAACAATCTGAACATATATTAAATAAAATTATTACAAAAGGACTGATCATAAACTGTATTATCACAGTCTGAAATGGGGAATTGTTAATAAGTCTATTAGAATTACAGTTTTAGATTATTACAGTTGGCCCAATAACAAAAGTATATAAGCTGTAATTAATTAATGATTGATTTTAAATAGAATCAATTCGTAAATAGTCGTGATAGTGATATCAAACTTTCTTATACTGCAGTTTCATAATCAGCTGCAGTTTTTTAATCAGTGCTGATACCCATGAACACCGCTCAAAAAATTGTAAAAAATACAACCTTGCTCATGGTAGCTCAGATGTTGAGTTTCCTACTGGCATTTTTCTACACCATTTACTATGCAAATTATCTGGGAGCCGCTGGTTTTGGAATGCTTTCAGCAGCACTGGCTTTAGCTGGAATATTAACTATATTCACTGATCTTGGTTTAAGTTCATTAACTGTACGTGAAGTAGCAAGGGATAAAGACCTTGCCAGCAAGTATATGGGAAACACCACCATTATAAAGCTCATTTTCTCAGGTTTAACCCTCCTGGCAACCTTCATAATAGTACAGCTATTTGTTCATGATCACACATCAGCCATGGTTATGTACATAATTACGGTGGCCCTGATTTTGAATGTAATATCCGGAACATTCAGTTCTGTATTCCAGGCTTATGAAAAAATGGAATATCAGTCAGTAGCAACAGTACTTACCAGTATTTTGATGTTTGCCGGTGTTTACATTGCTATTTTTTATAAGGCCAATATCATGTCATTTGCTATGGTTTATCTGGTCATTAACTTTATTATTCTAATTTTTAACGTGGGTATCTGTTTATGGAAATTCGCAGTTCCCAAGTTCGAACTGGATTTTGCCTTCTGGAAAGCCCTGATTATGGAAGCATATCCCCTGGCCATTGCCAGCATCTTTGCAATCATTGCCTTTAAAATTGATACAATAATGTTGGCCTTTATCTCAGGAGATGTCGCTACTGGACTATACAGTGCTGCTTATAAATTACTGGAAGCATTAATGTTCATTCCTTCAGTATACGCCACTGCAATACTGCCGGTTTTTTCTAAATTCCATGTTTCATCACATGATTCTTTACAATTCTCCTATGTCAAATCATTCAAATATCTAAGTATGCTAGGTCTTCCAATAGCTGTGGGTACAACTTTACTCGCTGATCAGATCATTTCCTTAATTTACAGGAACGGTTTTTCAGATGCAACTATTGTGCTTCAGATACTAATCTGGGCCATACCCATAATCTTCGTTAGTTACGTTTTGGGTGCTTCCATAACCTCTATCAATCGTCAGCATGAAACTGTGAGAATAAGCTTCCTGTGTATGCTTTTAAATGTTGGACTGAATATCGTCCTTATTCCGACCTATGGTTACATTGGTGCGGCAGTGGTAACAGTAATCACCGAACTATCATTGTTCCTGTTCTACTTCCATCTGATCTCCAAACACCTGTACCGGATAAAACTGCGTGAAGTGCTGGTTAAACCAATCATCGCCAGTTTAGTCATGGCACTTTTCATAATACTGGTTAAAACTAACCTGTTTGTGGTTATAATTCTGGCTACTGTTATCTACTTTGGAGTTCTGGTTATTCTCCGATCATTTTCAGAAAGTGACCTGGAAATATTCAAACAGATCACAGGCAAATACCGGAATTAATTTAAAATCAGTACACAAAAAAAATGATGGGACAAATGTAATATAATAATTGTATAAAAATTTGTTACTGTGTACAGAAATTTTACTTAAATATCTGAGAATTCATACCGATAGACTCAGAAATCTTACAGAAGATATGCAGAAATATTCCTATTTCAATAGTCACAGGCTGAAAATAAGATTACTTGGATATGTTGTTTAAATGGCTTGAAAATTCTTATACGGTGTTAAAATGCAAGTATCTGTCATTATAAATACGTTGAATGAAGAAAAAAATATAAAAAACTGTCTTGAATCGGTTAAATGGGCTGATGAGATAGTTATCGTGGATATGCACAGTGAGGATCGTACAGTGGAGATAGCCAGGGAGTATACTGATAAAATTTTCTTCCATGAAAGAATGGGCTATGCTGATCCTGCTCGCCAGTTTGCTCTGGACCAGGCATCTTGTGAGTGGGTTCTGGTAGTGGATGCTGATGAAATAGTTCCCAGGAAATTAAGGGATAGATTAATGAAAGTAATGGAAAGTGACCTTGCAGATGTAGTGAATATCCCCCATAATAATTATTTTGCAGGTAAACAAATATATAACCTGGGATGGGGACCAATGCAGGATTTACACCCTCGATTTTTTAAAAAAAAGTATCTAAAGTTTGGGGAACAGATCCATGACTTCATGAGAATCAGTGAGGATGCCCGGCACCTTGATCTGACTGATCCAGAGGAAGGATTTATACACTTCAGTTACCTTGATTTTGAACAGTACATTGACAAATCACTTAATCGTTATACTACTATAGAAGCTAAAAATATATTCGAAGGGAAAAAAAAGGAAACAAAATTAGGCAGTAATGCTGTTTCAATACTTTTTAGGCTGTCCCGTGGGGTTTTTGATGTTTATATACGGGATAAAGGGTATAAAGATGGATTTAGGGGATTTTCTCTTAGTTTATTACTGGTTATCTACAATTTAATTGTTTATTCAAAGTTAAGATTGATGGAAGAATACAATACAACTAACACACGTGAAAGTGTAAGGGCTGAATATCAAAAAATTGTTGATGGTATAATTTTAGATTATCAAGAGAATTAAAATGATTATCAAGAGAATTAGATTATATCAAAAGAATAAAAATCCATTATTAATATTAAATAAATTATTATAATCATCATTTAATGTTTTTTAAAGATACATGTTAATTATTGGTGAATGAGTGGTAAGGATTTTTAAATTACCATTTAAAAAATATTTTATCTTATTTGTGAAAGTGTTGAAGTGATTTAATGAATGTAGGTATTCTTTCGTGGATTATAGACAGACAAAGAACCGGTGTGGATAATTACCTTTATGGTACGCTGGAAGAGATGATTAAACAGGGGAAATCTGAAAATATTACCCTTATTCATCATAAAAAAAATGAAGATCCAGTTTACCAGCAATGTAAAGAGGTCTTAATTCCTCATTTTCCCTTAAAACTCACCTGTTACATGGGAATGCCTTATGCCATAAAAAAGGCTAATGTGGATGTTGTGCACTTCCCTGCGCACTGGCATACTCAAAGTACTGCTTTTTTCCTGAATAGAAATGTTAAAAAAGTACTGACCATCCACGATTTAATACCACTTCTTTATCCTGATAGTTATTCAAGTAACCTCGCTAAGCGATGGAACACATCTTTGAAACTGATAATTAACAGAGTCGATCATATAATTGCTGTTTCCAAGAAAACAAAGGAAGATTGTATAAAATATCTTGAAATACCCTCTGATAACATCACAGTCATACCTAATGGTTTTAGTCCTGTTTTTCAGTATATTTCAGATAAAACTGAGGTAAAAAATTATATGAAAACCAGATATGGTCTGGGAGATTACATACTCTTTACAGGAAGAGTTGAAGCAAGGAAAAATCTAACCACATTAATAAAAGCATTTTATGAACTTAAAAAGTCAGGATTTAACCATAAATTAACGATAATTGGTGGTATGGGATGGCAACATGAGGAAGTACTCGACCAAATCCATAAATTGAATCTCCAGGATGAAGTGATTTTTCCAGGATATGTGCCTGAAGAAGACCTGGTTAAGTTTTATAATGCTGCTGATTTATTCATATATCCTTCTCTCTATGAAGGGTTTGGTTTACCCCCACTG belongs to uncultured Methanobacterium sp. and includes:
- a CDS encoding glycosyltransferase family 2 protein — encoded protein: MQVSVIINTLNEEKNIKNCLESVKWADEIVIVDMHSEDRTVEIAREYTDKIFFHERMGYADPARQFALDQASCEWVLVVDADEIVPRKLRDRLMKVMESDLADVVNIPHNNYFAGKQIYNLGWGPMQDLHPRFFKKKYLKFGEQIHDFMRISEDARHLDLTDPEEGFIHFSYLDFEQYIDKSLNRYTTIEAKNIFEGKKKETKLGSNAVSILFRLSRGVFDVYIRDKGYKDGFRGFSLSLLLVIYNLIVYSKLRLMEEYNTTNTRESVRAEYQKIVDGIILDYQEN
- a CDS encoding glycosyltransferase family 1 protein, producing the protein MNVGILSWIIDRQRTGVDNYLYGTLEEMIKQGKSENITLIHHKKNEDPVYQQCKEVLIPHFPLKLTCYMGMPYAIKKANVDVVHFPAHWHTQSTAFFLNRNVKKVLTIHDLIPLLYPDSYSSNLAKRWNTSLKLIINRVDHIIAVSKKTKEDCIKYLEIPSDNITVIPNGFSPVFQYISDKTEVKNYMKTRYGLGDYILFTGRVEARKNLTTLIKAFYELKKSGFNHKLTIIGGMGWQHEEVLDQIHKLNLQDEVIFPGYVPEEDLVKFYNAADLFIYPSLYEGFGLPPLEAMACGTPVITSNTSSLPEVVGDAGITVDPLNEDALFRAMLKVLDDENLQRKLKEKGISRSKEFSWEKTAQKTWQIYEKVFDG
- a CDS encoding flippase, whose protein sequence is MNTAQKIVKNTTLLMVAQMLSFLLAFFYTIYYANYLGAAGFGMLSAALALAGILTIFTDLGLSSLTVREVARDKDLASKYMGNTTIIKLIFSGLTLLATFIIVQLFVHDHTSAMVMYIITVALILNVISGTFSSVFQAYEKMEYQSVATVLTSILMFAGVYIAIFYKANIMSFAMVYLVINFIILIFNVGICLWKFAVPKFELDFAFWKALIMEAYPLAIASIFAIIAFKIDTIMLAFISGDVATGLYSAAYKLLEALMFIPSVYATAILPVFSKFHVSSHDSLQFSYVKSFKYLSMLGLPIAVGTTLLADQIISLIYRNGFSDATIVLQILIWAIPIIFVSYVLGASITSINRQHETVRISFLCMLLNVGLNIVLIPTYGYIGAAVVTVITELSLFLFYFHLISKHLYRIKLREVLVKPIIASLVMALFIILVKTNLFVVIILATVIYFGVLVILRSFSESDLEIFKQITGKYRN